The following proteins are encoded in a genomic region of Thioclava nitratireducens:
- a CDS encoding NAD-dependent succinate-semialdehyde dehydrogenase, giving the protein MDQTDLYIDGAWRQGAKGARFDVINPATEEVLASVASAEIEDADAALDAAQKAFVDWAARSPRERSEILRKAFELMTERLDHFAHLITLENGKAGADAMGEARYAAEFFRWFAEEAVRADGMITRAPASGARIVVQHKPAGIAVLVTPWNYPAAMGTRKIAPALAAGCPVIIKPASETPLTMLALMPLLEEAGMPKGLVNVLPSENSAEIVDHMLHDPRVRVVSFTGSTGVGRKLLRSAADQVLKPAMELGGNAPLIVFEDADIDVAVEGAMLAKMRNLGEACTAANRFYVHEAVAEEFTAKMTAAMGALKVGNGVEKDVDVGPLVNAKTRDKVASFVTDALERGAELKLGGKVPNGPGYFYPPTVLTKVPQDAACVHDEIFGPVAAIQTFTDEEDVIARANDTEYGLVGYVFTQDMARGMRVCERLDYGMVGLNRGLVSDPAAPFGGSKQSGLGREGGHEGMLEFMETQYISASW; this is encoded by the coding sequence ATGGACCAGACCGACCTCTATATCGACGGCGCGTGGCGCCAGGGCGCGAAAGGCGCCCGCTTCGATGTCATCAACCCCGCGACCGAGGAAGTGCTCGCCTCCGTCGCCTCCGCCGAGATCGAAGACGCGGATGCGGCGCTCGACGCCGCGCAGAAGGCCTTCGTGGACTGGGCGGCGCGCTCGCCCCGCGAACGCTCGGAAATCCTGCGCAAGGCGTTCGAGTTGATGACCGAACGGCTTGATCACTTCGCGCATCTCATCACGCTGGAGAACGGCAAGGCCGGGGCTGACGCGATGGGCGAAGCCCGCTACGCCGCCGAGTTCTTCCGCTGGTTCGCCGAGGAAGCCGTGCGCGCCGACGGGATGATTACCCGCGCCCCCGCCTCTGGCGCGCGGATCGTGGTGCAGCACAAACCGGCGGGCATCGCGGTGCTGGTGACGCCGTGGAACTACCCCGCCGCGATGGGCACCCGCAAGATCGCGCCTGCGCTGGCCGCAGGCTGCCCGGTTATCATCAAGCCCGCCTCCGAGACGCCGCTGACGATGCTCGCGCTGATGCCGCTGCTGGAAGAAGCCGGCATGCCCAAGGGCCTCGTGAACGTGCTGCCGTCGGAGAATTCCGCGGAGATCGTCGATCACATGCTGCACGATCCGCGGGTGCGCGTCGTGAGCTTCACTGGCTCCACCGGAGTCGGCCGCAAGCTTCTGCGCTCGGCCGCCGATCAGGTGCTGAAACCGGCGATGGAGTTGGGCGGCAACGCGCCGCTGATCGTCTTCGAGGATGCCGATATCGACGTCGCTGTCGAAGGTGCGATGTTGGCCAAGATGCGCAACCTCGGCGAAGCCTGCACCGCAGCGAACCGGTTCTATGTCCACGAGGCGGTGGCCGAGGAATTCACCGCGAAGATGACAGCGGCGATGGGCGCGCTGAAGGTGGGCAACGGCGTCGAGAAGGACGTCGATGTCGGCCCGCTGGTCAACGCCAAGACCCGCGACAAGGTGGCGAGCTTCGTGACCGACGCGCTGGAGCGTGGCGCGGAACTGAAACTCGGCGGCAAGGTCCCGAACGGGCCGGGCTATTTCTACCCGCCGACCGTTCTGACGAAGGTGCCGCAGGATGCCGCATGCGTGCATGACGAAATCTTCGGCCCGGTCGCCGCGATCCAGACCTTCACCGACGAAGAAGACGTGATCGCGCGCGCCAACGACACCGAATACGGGCTCGTGGGCTATGTCTTCACGCAGGACATGGCGCGCGGGATGCGGGTCTGCGAACGGCTCGATTACGGGATGGTCGGGCTCAATCGCGGCCTCGTCAGCGATCCTGCAGCGCCCTTCGGCGGCTCCAAGCAATCGGGTCTCGGCCGCGAAGGCGGGCATGAAGGGATGCTCGAATTCATGGAAACGCAATACATCTCGGCCAGCTGGTGA
- a CDS encoding biotin/lipoyl-containing protein has product MPHEVIMPALGMAQQSGQLVAWLKAPGDAVKAGEPLMEVETDKATMEVEAQADGYLGGLRAKAGDDVPVGSVVAVIAETKEAAEAEAGGEVAQDAPADEPASGSDTETANDDALPEGAEVIMPALGMAQETGQITTWLKEPGDAVGADDILFEVETDKSAVEVPAGVSGYLAAILADPGEEVPVGAPIAIISAEAPANPVRRSHAQKPAAPKPAKAEAPANKATPEKETTSKPAAARPYAKPAAAPAPGGRILASPKAKRLAREQGLELARLAEAGIAQPYHVSDLETLRTLPAPQAAAATAPTAQALHLSAEVSAKGFAAFCDWIEAETGQAPDPGALLAGLATGATFSGPVAVSRHGRSRCFADPGRYPLGQAPESEEDATPALLIRDLRGSALQRISLGAEAQPVLTLTGSDPLTLTLEADPGQLAPEAALDLITGFAARLDEPLRHLL; this is encoded by the coding sequence ATGCCGCATGAGGTCATCATGCCCGCGCTCGGCATGGCCCAGCAATCGGGCCAACTGGTCGCCTGGCTGAAAGCGCCGGGCGATGCCGTGAAGGCGGGCGAACCCCTGATGGAGGTCGAAACCGACAAGGCCACGATGGAGGTCGAGGCGCAGGCCGACGGCTACCTCGGCGGGCTGCGCGCGAAGGCGGGCGATGACGTGCCCGTGGGCTCCGTGGTCGCGGTGATCGCCGAGACGAAGGAAGCCGCGGAGGCCGAAGCTGGCGGAGAGGTTGCCCAAGACGCACCTGCCGACGAGCCAGCCTCCGGGTCCGATACCGAGACCGCGAACGACGACGCGCTCCCCGAGGGTGCGGAGGTCATCATGCCCGCGCTTGGCATGGCGCAGGAGACCGGTCAGATCACGACCTGGCTCAAGGAGCCGGGCGACGCGGTGGGTGCCGACGACATTCTCTTCGAGGTCGAGACCGACAAGAGCGCCGTCGAAGTACCTGCCGGTGTCTCGGGCTACCTTGCCGCGATCCTCGCGGACCCCGGCGAGGAAGTTCCGGTCGGCGCGCCGATTGCGATCATTTCGGCGGAGGCGCCCGCGAACCCGGTCCGCCGCAGCCACGCGCAAAAACCGGCCGCGCCCAAGCCTGCCAAGGCAGAAGCCCCGGCGAACAAAGCCACGCCGGAAAAAGAGACCACATCGAAGCCCGCAGCGGCTAGGCCGTATGCGAAACCCGCGGCAGCCCCCGCGCCCGGCGGTCGCATCCTCGCCTCGCCGAAGGCGAAACGGCTGGCCCGCGAACAAGGGCTCGAGCTCGCGCGGCTGGCCGAGGCGGGCATCGCACAGCCCTATCACGTCTCGGATCTCGAGACGCTGCGCACCCTGCCCGCACCGCAAGCGGCGGCAGCGACGGCTCCGACCGCTCAAGCGCTGCATCTGAGCGCCGAGGTGTCGGCGAAAGGCTTCGCCGCGTTCTGCGACTGGATTGAAGCGGAGACGGGTCAGGCCCCCGATCCGGGCGCGCTGCTCGCCGGTCTCGCGACAGGTGCGACGTTCTCGGGCCCGGTCGCGGTTTCGCGTCACGGGCGCAGCCGCTGCTTTGCCGATCCGGGCCGTTACCCGCTGGGGCAAGCCCCCGAGTCGGAAGAGGATGCCACCCCCGCGCTCCTGATCCGCGATCTGCGCGGCAGCGCGTTGCAGCGGATCTCGCTCGGCGCAGAGGCGCAGCCAGTGCTGACGCTCACCGGCTCCGATCCGCTGACCCTCACGCTCGAGGCCGATCCCGGCCAGCTCGCGCCCGAGGCGGCGCTCGACCTGATAACCGGATTTGCCGCGCGGCTGGACGAGCCGCTGCGCCATCTCCTCTGA
- a CDS encoding alpha-ketoacid dehydrogenase subunit beta: MREITLSKAVNEAIAEEMRRDPTIFLIGEDVAEAGTPFKVLSGLVEEFGTERIIDTPISEPGFMGLAVGAAMTGSRPIVDLMFGDFLFLVMDQLCNQAAKTHYMSGGKLSVPLVLRTNLGATRRSAAQHSQSLHALVAHIPGLKVALPSSAYEAKGLMKTAIRDNSPVVIFEDKLMYNDKAPVPEEEYYIPFGEANVLREGSDITLVATSSMVQVAQAAAETLAAEGISAEVIDPRTIVPLDEKTILDSVRKTSRAIVIDEGHQSYGITGEIAARISEKAFYHLDAPVLRMGAMDVPVPFSPALEDLTVPTAEGVAQAARRLVRQEVSDAA, from the coding sequence ATGCGCGAGATCACCCTGTCCAAGGCCGTCAACGAGGCCATCGCCGAGGAAATGCGCCGCGATCCCACGATCTTCCTGATCGGCGAGGACGTGGCCGAAGCCGGCACCCCCTTCAAGGTCCTCTCCGGGCTCGTCGAGGAATTCGGCACCGAGCGGATCATCGACACCCCCATCTCCGAGCCCGGTTTCATGGGCCTCGCGGTGGGCGCGGCGATGACCGGATCGCGACCTATCGTCGATCTGATGTTCGGCGACTTCCTGTTTCTGGTGATGGATCAGCTCTGCAACCAGGCGGCCAAGACCCATTACATGTCGGGCGGCAAGCTGAGCGTGCCCTTGGTGCTGCGCACCAATCTGGGCGCGACCCGGCGCTCGGCCGCGCAGCACAGCCAGTCGCTCCATGCGCTCGTGGCCCATATCCCGGGGCTGAAGGTCGCCCTGCCCTCTTCTGCCTACGAGGCCAAGGGGCTGATGAAGACCGCGATCCGCGACAACAGCCCGGTCGTCATTTTCGAAGACAAGCTGATGTATAACGACAAGGCTCCGGTGCCCGAGGAGGAGTATTACATTCCCTTCGGCGAGGCCAACGTGCTGCGCGAGGGCAGCGATATCACTCTGGTCGCCACCTCGTCGATGGTGCAGGTGGCGCAGGCTGCCGCCGAGACGCTGGCCGCGGAGGGCATCTCCGCCGAGGTGATCGACCCGCGCACCATCGTGCCGCTGGATGAGAAGACAATCCTCGACAGCGTGCGCAAGACCAGCCGCGCCATCGTCATCGACGAGGGCCACCAGAGCTACGGCATCACCGGCGAGATCGCCGCGCGCATCTCGGAGAAGGCCTTCTACCACCTCGACGCGCCGGTGCTGCGGATGGGCGCGATGGACGTGCCGGTGCCGTTCTCACCCGCGCTCGAGGATCTGACCGTGCCGACGGCAGAGGGCGTGGCGCAAGCGGCCCGCCGGCTGGTCCGGCAGGAGGTGAGCGATGCCGCATGA
- a CDS encoding thiamine pyrophosphate-dependent dehydrogenase E1 component subunit alpha: MAKATKRKTNTEDYLRMYRQMVRIRSFEDNANQLYLSAKMPGLTHMYSGEEAVAVGICEALTDDDKITSTHRGHGHCVAKGAEFKQMFCELLGKAEGYCRGKGGSMHIADQSHGNLGANAIVGGSMGIATGAALSARRLGRDDVTVCFFGDGATAQGLWYEVMNMAALWKLPVIYACENNGYSEYTKTDEIAAGSLTARAEAFGIESFEVDGQDVLAVNELAQRLVARARKGEGPFFIELKTYRYHGHHVGDINRDYYRSKDEETIWKEQRDPIINFGKWLVGEGVASDAELEEIREAVKKDAADAVEYALAAAYPDPGEVDMHVYAPNDAA; this comes from the coding sequence ATGGCCAAAGCCACCAAGCGCAAGACGAATACCGAAGACTACCTGCGCATGTATCGCCAGATGGTGCGCATCCGCAGCTTCGAGGACAACGCCAACCAGCTGTATCTCTCGGCCAAGATGCCGGGCCTGACCCACATGTATTCCGGCGAGGAGGCCGTCGCGGTGGGCATCTGCGAGGCGCTGACCGACGACGACAAGATCACCTCGACGCACCGGGGCCACGGCCATTGCGTCGCCAAGGGGGCCGAGTTCAAGCAGATGTTCTGCGAGCTTCTCGGCAAGGCCGAGGGCTATTGCCGCGGCAAGGGTGGCTCGATGCATATCGCCGATCAGAGCCACGGCAATCTCGGCGCCAACGCCATCGTTGGCGGCTCGATGGGGATCGCCACAGGGGCCGCACTCTCGGCCCGCCGGCTCGGGCGCGACGACGTGACCGTCTGCTTCTTCGGCGACGGCGCGACCGCGCAGGGCCTTTGGTACGAGGTGATGAACATGGCCGCGCTCTGGAAGCTGCCGGTCATCTATGCCTGCGAGAATAACGGCTATTCCGAATACACCAAGACCGACGAGATCGCAGCTGGTTCGCTGACCGCGCGCGCCGAGGCTTTCGGCATCGAGAGCTTCGAGGTCGACGGGCAGGACGTGCTGGCGGTGAACGAGCTGGCGCAGCGACTGGTCGCCCGCGCCCGCAAGGGCGAAGGCCCGTTCTTCATCGAACTCAAGACTTACCGCTATCACGGTCACCATGTCGGCGACATCAACCGCGACTACTACCGCTCCAAGGACGAAGAGACGATCTGGAAGGAGCAGCGCGACCCGATCATCAATTTCGGCAAATGGCTCGTCGGCGAGGGCGTCGCGAGCGATGCGGAACTCGAGGAGATCCGCGAAGCGGTGAAGAAAGACGCCGCCGACGCCGTCGAATATGCGCTGGCCGCCGCCTACCCCGATCCGGGCGAGGTCGACATGCATGTCTACGCCCCCAACGACGCCGCCTGA
- a CDS encoding M24 family metallopeptidase: protein MTTTALNPRILQPGDIDPNWRWEKHIPAWGHTSVDFERRVDHDRLRRYRLSRAKDALKKSGCGSLLLFDVNNIRYISGTKIGEWERDKMCRFCLLAGDEEPYVWDFGSAAVHHREYCDWLDPERMLAGVVGMRGTIPPSFGLMKKYAEEIASLIKKAGMADMPVGVDYAETAMFFALKEAGLNVVDGQQVMLSAREIKNIDEIQLLNQAASMVDGVYHMIHEELKPGVRENDIVAMSNKLLYEMGSDDVEAINAISGERCNPHPHNFTDRLFRPGDQAFFDILQSYQGYRTCYYRTFNIGRATPSQNDAYIRCREWLDNAIALIKPGVTTDVVAKAFPKCEEFGFPDELSAFGLQFGHGLGLALHERPIISRAVSLDNPMEIQTGMVFALETYCPASDGYSAARIEEEVVVTDKGCTVISLFPAEELPIAARY from the coding sequence ATGACCACGACCGCCCTCAACCCGCGCATTCTGCAACCCGGGGACATCGACCCGAACTGGCGCTGGGAAAAGCACATCCCCGCCTGGGGTCACACCTCGGTGGATTTCGAGCGCCGCGTCGATCACGACCGTCTGCGCCGCTACCGCCTCAGCCGCGCCAAGGATGCGCTGAAGAAATCGGGCTGCGGCTCGCTGCTGCTGTTCGATGTGAACAACATCCGCTACATCTCCGGCACCAAGATCGGCGAGTGGGAACGCGACAAGATGTGCCGGTTCTGCCTGCTCGCAGGAGATGAAGAACCCTATGTCTGGGACTTCGGCTCCGCCGCCGTGCACCACCGCGAATATTGCGACTGGCTCGACCCCGAGCGGATGCTGGCGGGCGTCGTCGGCATGCGCGGAACGATCCCGCCCTCCTTCGGGCTGATGAAGAAATATGCCGAGGAGATCGCCTCGCTGATCAAGAAGGCGGGCATGGCCGACATGCCGGTGGGCGTGGACTATGCCGAGACGGCGATGTTCTTCGCGCTGAAGGAAGCCGGGCTGAACGTCGTGGACGGCCAGCAGGTCATGCTCTCGGCCCGCGAGATCAAGAATATCGATGAGATCCAGCTGCTCAACCAGGCGGCTTCGATGGTCGATGGCGTCTACCACATGATCCACGAGGAGCTGAAACCGGGCGTGCGCGAGAACGATATCGTCGCGATGTCGAACAAGCTCCTCTACGAGATGGGCTCGGACGACGTGGAAGCGATCAACGCGATCTCGGGCGAGCGCTGCAACCCGCACCCGCATAACTTCACCGACCGCCTGTTCCGGCCCGGTGATCAGGCCTTCTTCGACATCCTGCAAAGCTATCAGGGTTACCGCACCTGCTATTACCGGACCTTCAACATCGGTCGCGCGACGCCCTCGCAGAACGACGCCTACATCCGGTGCCGCGAATGGCTCGACAACGCGATCGCCCTGATCAAGCCGGGCGTCACCACCGATGTCGTCGCGAAGGCTTTCCCGAAATGCGAGGAATTCGGCTTCCCCGACGAGCTGTCGGCCTTCGGTCTGCAATTCGGCCACGGGCTGGGTCTCGCGCTGCACGAACGGCCGATCATCAGCCGGGCGGTGTCGCTCGACAATCCGATGGAGATCCAGACCGGCATGGTCTTCGCACTCGAAACCTATTGCCCGGCCTCTGACGGCTATTCGGCGGCACGGATCGAGGAGGAGGTCGTGGTGACCGACAAGGGCTGCACCGTGATCAGCCTTTTCCCGGCCGAAGAGCTGCCGATCGCGGCCCGCTACTGA
- a CDS encoding SDR family NAD(P)-dependent oxidoreductase, protein MDPDRLKGKNILITGAGQGMGACNAEYFAQQGANVCLGDIDLDAAQETADRINKGGNGKAIAVRMDVTKRKDNADAVAATVDAFGMINVGLFNAGLNKPRFFMDIDEDNWDHIMTVNTKGMWLGMQETARQMIAQGKQDYPYKLINVGSVASRKPLVDVTVYCTSKYGCLALTHCGAIALAEHGITVNGYAPGVVKTPLWEQLDKDLVDIGFKEREGQAFDDLAEILALKKVSYPDDVKGTAAFLVSPESDYMTGQMIHIDGGWVIQ, encoded by the coding sequence ATGGACCCCGATCGACTGAAGGGAAAGAACATCCTGATCACCGGCGCAGGCCAGGGCATGGGTGCGTGCAACGCGGAGTATTTCGCGCAGCAGGGCGCGAATGTCTGCCTGGGTGATATCGATCTCGACGCAGCCCAGGAGACCGCCGACCGTATCAACAAGGGCGGCAACGGCAAGGCGATCGCGGTGCGCATGGACGTCACCAAGCGCAAGGACAATGCCGATGCGGTCGCAGCCACCGTCGACGCCTTCGGCATGATCAATGTCGGCCTGTTCAATGCGGGCCTGAACAAGCCCCGGTTCTTCATGGATATCGATGAAGACAACTGGGATCACATCATGACGGTCAACACCAAGGGCATGTGGCTCGGCATGCAGGAAACCGCACGGCAGATGATCGCGCAGGGCAAGCAGGACTATCCCTACAAGCTGATCAACGTGGGCTCCGTCGCCTCGCGCAAGCCGCTGGTCGACGTGACGGTCTACTGCACCTCGAAATACGGCTGCCTCGCGCTGACCCATTGCGGGGCTATCGCGCTGGCAGAGCATGGCATCACCGTGAACGGCTACGCGCCCGGCGTGGTGAAGACGCCGCTCTGGGAGCAGCTCGACAAGGATCTCGTGGATATCGGCTTCAAGGAGCGTGAAGGTCAGGCCTTCGACGATCTGGCCGAAATCCTCGCGCTCAAGAAGGTCTCCTACCCGGATGACGTGAAGGGAACGGCGGCGTTCCTCGTCAGCCCGGAGAGCGACTACATGACCGGCCAGATGATCCATATCGACGGCGGCTGGGTCATCCAGTGA
- a CDS encoding ABC transporter substrate-binding protein, producing MAKQPKPQLGHRRVTKLDPQNIQHGHTGAPAPSASVVQDRDTALSMIDLLESLADEIDSTLALSTPNPYLAMAAHLVRCHLEGKIVTPSSLVAASGVPYATAMRKLSDMIDAGMIEQRPRTRSGKTVSLHASTQLLTNWGQLSDRVARLARKHLADSDGGERDYYFGGTYLAGHSIAPPSVLPEPITVPGGLRVLVHGDPTFMVMENLKRQFEHIVGTSISQRAFSIDRLHEETLRNATRKTSHYDIIAVDLPWIGEFAKKGLLMPLDEVMDISRLDPSDFHTAGWRGAHWEGRPYGVPSQTTPELLFYRKDLFAEAGLKPPSTTDLVLKAARHFHDPTHGRYGIAWNAARGTALGHTFIMAMADFGQPVVNLDPIAGGFDADHLDRDDFVAQFDTPATEAAAEYLLQLMSVSPPDILSMSWYERVRPYAAGKVAMAYGYTLLAPYFELDANSPAHDTTGYLPHPTGLAAKPVAPVGGYVLAIPANLPEERRAAAAEALIAFTSPAAQKLYVLNGSRTVPRYSVGADPQVQHLSPIFEAVDAMSWRDELQFWPRPPLPNICELIEICGQEIHDMLRGVTTPREALGKVQIRADRVLRTGSS from the coding sequence ATGGCGAAGCAACCAAAACCACAGCTCGGACACAGACGCGTGACCAAACTCGATCCGCAAAATATCCAACATGGACATACCGGCGCCCCGGCGCCGTCCGCGTCCGTCGTTCAGGATCGGGACACCGCGCTGTCGATGATCGACCTGCTCGAGTCTCTTGCCGACGAGATCGATTCCACGCTCGCGCTCTCCACCCCAAACCCGTATCTCGCGATGGCCGCCCATCTGGTGCGCTGCCATCTGGAGGGCAAGATCGTCACGCCCTCCTCGCTCGTCGCGGCTTCGGGCGTGCCCTACGCGACGGCGATGCGCAAACTCTCGGACATGATCGATGCCGGGATGATCGAGCAACGCCCGCGCACTCGCTCTGGCAAGACCGTTTCGCTTCATGCCAGCACGCAGCTGCTGACGAACTGGGGACAGCTTTCCGATCGCGTCGCGCGTCTGGCCCGCAAGCACCTCGCCGACTCCGATGGGGGCGAGCGCGACTATTACTTCGGCGGCACCTACCTCGCCGGTCATTCGATTGCTCCGCCCTCGGTGCTGCCCGAGCCGATCACCGTGCCGGGCGGCCTGCGCGTTCTGGTTCATGGCGATCCGACCTTCATGGTGATGGAGAACCTCAAGCGCCAGTTTGAACATATCGTGGGTACATCGATCTCGCAGCGGGCCTTCTCGATCGACCGGCTGCACGAAGAGACGCTGCGCAATGCCACCCGCAAGACCAGCCATTACGACATCATCGCCGTCGACCTGCCGTGGATCGGGGAATTCGCGAAGAAAGGGCTGTTGATGCCGCTCGACGAGGTGATGGATATCTCGCGCCTCGATCCGAGCGATTTCCATACCGCGGGCTGGCGCGGCGCGCATTGGGAGGGCCGCCCCTATGGCGTGCCCAGCCAGACCACGCCGGAACTGCTGTTCTACCGCAAGGATCTGTTCGCCGAAGCCGGGCTGAAGCCACCGTCCACGACCGATCTCGTGCTCAAGGCCGCGCGGCATTTCCACGACCCCACGCATGGCCGCTACGGCATCGCGTGGAACGCCGCGCGCGGCACCGCGCTGGGGCACACCTTCATCATGGCGATGGCCGATTTCGGCCAGCCGGTCGTCAATCTCGACCCGATCGCGGGCGGGTTCGACGCCGATCATCTCGATCGGGACGATTTCGTTGCGCAGTTCGACACCCCCGCGACCGAGGCGGCTGCAGAGTACCTGCTGCAACTGATGAGCGTCTCGCCGCCCGACATCCTGTCGATGTCCTGGTACGAGCGCGTGCGCCCCTACGCGGCGGGCAAGGTCGCGATGGCCTATGGCTACACGCTGCTCGCGCCGTATTTCGAACTCGACGCGAATTCGCCCGCGCATGACACGACCGGCTATCTTCCGCATCCGACGGGGCTTGCCGCGAAGCCGGTGGCGCCTGTGGGCGGATACGTGCTCGCGATCCCGGCCAATCTACCCGAGGAGCGGCGCGCCGCCGCGGCAGAGGCGCTGATCGCCTTCACCTCGCCCGCGGCGCAGAAACTGTACGTGCTCAACGGCAGCCGCACGGTGCCGCGCTACTCGGTCGGCGCCGATCCGCAGGTGCAGCATCTCTCGCCGATCTTCGAGGCGGTGGACGCGATGTCCTGGCGCGACGAGCTGCAATTCTGGCCGCGCCCGCCGCTGCCGAACATCTGCGAGCTGATCGAGATCTGCGGGCAGGAAATTCACGACATGCTGCGCGGGGTCACCACCCCGCGCGAGGCACTCGGCAAGGTCCAGATTCGGGCCGACCGGGTGCTGAGGACAGGTTCAAGTTAG
- a CDS encoding sugar ABC transporter substrate-binding protein: MKRSMKALVAGTTAVATLALAGGAWAEQMKIGITQNNVGVDSYQTTYEKAFKEAAAANPDVDAVVLDAGGDVARQIAQIQDLVQQKVQAIIVWPTNGKAVVPAVKKAHDAGIPVIITNSNIAEQGMPFIAAFSGPNNIEQGKEAADMMCTGLNGKGDIVQISGKPGYTTAIERQKGFEDELAKACPDVKIMDTQPGDWNREKSQRVMEDFLVKYPKIDGVYAADDNMGVGALNAAKAAGRAKDIKFVGATNFAVGYEAMKKGEYYGSVYQSPIDDAKNALQTAIDVIQGKDVPKMNYFKTPQITQENMDQFKKPAF, from the coding sequence ATGAAAAGATCGATGAAGGCGCTCGTCGCCGGAACCACCGCAGTCGCAACGCTCGCGCTTGCCGGCGGTGCATGGGCCGAACAGATGAAGATCGGCATTACGCAGAACAACGTCGGGGTGGACAGCTACCAGACCACCTATGAGAAGGCCTTCAAGGAGGCGGCGGCGGCCAATCCCGACGTCGATGCGGTCGTGCTCGATGCGGGCGGCGACGTGGCGCGCCAGATCGCGCAGATCCAGGATCTCGTGCAGCAGAAAGTGCAGGCGATCATCGTCTGGCCGACCAACGGCAAGGCCGTGGTCCCGGCGGTCAAGAAAGCGCATGACGCGGGCATCCCGGTCATCATCACCAACTCCAACATCGCCGAGCAGGGCATGCCCTTCATCGCCGCCTTCTCGGGCCCGAACAATATCGAGCAGGGCAAGGAAGCCGCGGACATGATGTGCACCGGGCTCAACGGCAAGGGTGACATCGTGCAGATCTCGGGCAAGCCCGGCTACACCACCGCGATCGAACGCCAGAAGGGCTTCGAGGACGAGCTGGCCAAGGCCTGCCCCGACGTGAAGATCATGGACACCCAGCCTGGCGACTGGAACCGCGAGAAGTCGCAGCGCGTCATGGAAGATTTCCTCGTGAAATATCCGAAGATCGACGGCGTCTATGCGGCCGATGACAACATGGGCGTCGGTGCGCTCAACGCCGCCAAGGCTGCGGGTCGTGCCAAGGACATCAAGTTCGTCGGCGCCACCAACTTCGCGGTCGGCTACGAGGCGATGAAGAAGGGCGAGTATTACGGCTCGGTTTACCAGTCGCCGATCGACGATGCGAAGAACGCGCTTCAGACCGCGATCGACGTGATCCAGGGCAAGGACGTTCCGAAGATGAACTACTTCAAGACGCCCCAGATCACCCAGGAGAATATGGACCAGTTCAAGAAGCCTGCCTTCTGA
- a CDS encoding SDR family NAD(P)-dependent oxidoreductase: protein MGRVTGRVCLVTGAARGIGRAIAEALLDEGADVCFADLNGERVAELATENAARAEAAGGRVMSAQVNVTKRDEVRAMMQKVAAEFGRVDVVFNNAGVNRPMNFLDVTEDNWHFIMDINGLGTLIGMQEAAHQMIAQGGGGKIINTASIASRQGFDNVAPYCASKWAVVSLTQSGARDLAKHDITVTGFAPGVVATEMWEEVDRDLMEIGAAQAPGQAMEEFASGILRGRVARPADITGTTTFLASPDSDYMTGQIVMIDGGMTLV from the coding sequence ATGGGACGCGTAACTGGACGGGTCTGTCTCGTGACGGGTGCTGCGCGCGGTATTGGACGCGCGATTGCCGAGGCTTTGCTGGATGAGGGGGCGGATGTCTGTTTCGCCGATCTCAACGGTGAGCGGGTCGCCGAACTTGCGACGGAGAATGCGGCGCGCGCGGAAGCTGCGGGTGGCCGGGTGATGTCGGCGCAGGTGAACGTGACCAAGCGTGACGAAGTGCGCGCGATGATGCAGAAGGTCGCTGCGGAATTCGGCCGGGTCGACGTGGTGTTCAACAATGCGGGCGTCAATCGCCCGATGAACTTCCTCGACGTGACCGAAGATAATTGGCATTTCATCATGGATATCAATGGGCTCGGCACTCTGATCGGGATGCAGGAAGCAGCCCATCAGATGATCGCGCAGGGCGGTGGTGGCAAGATCATCAACACCGCTTCGATCGCGAGCCGTCAGGGCTTTGACAACGTGGCGCCCTATTGCGCCTCGAAATGGGCGGTGGTTTCGCTGACGCAATCAGGCGCGCGCGATCTTGCGAAGCACGATATCACCGTGACAGGTTTCGCGCCGGGCGTGGTGGCGACGGAGATGTGGGAAGAGGTCGATCGCGACCTGATGGAGATCGGCGCGGCGCAGGCGCCCGGGCAGGCGATGGAGGAGTTCGCCTCGGGCATCCTGCGCGGACGGGTCGCACGACCTGCCGATATCACGGGAACCACGACGTTCCTCGCCTCGCCCGACAGTGACTACATGACGGGACAGATCGTGATGATCGACGGCGGTATGACACTGGTCTGA